In Altererythrobacter aquiaggeris, the genomic stretch CGGACGGCGATGTTGCCATTGCAACAGTAGCGCTGAACCTGCTTGAAGATTCGATCCCGACCGTTGTTGCAAGCGACCTGATCGTCGATGAAGACGGCCTGCCTGATCGCAATGGCGATGATAAAGGCAGCAACTCGGGCAGCAATTCCGAAACGGATACCGGTACGCTGACTATCACTACCGGTGCAGACACACTCGCCAAGGTAGAGATCCAGGACAAGAACGGTGTGTATATCGATGTTACGGCTGCGACGGTTGCCGCTCCGGTCGTTGTCCAGGGCGACGCCGGGTCATTGACGGTAACATCCGACGGTGCGGGTAATTACAGCTACAGCTACACGCTAGCCGTGAATGACCCTACCCATCCGGATTTCGATCCCGCCGATGGTGACGGGATTTCCGGTGCCGATGATGAGCTGCCCGGCGATAGTTTCAATGTCCGTGTAACCGATAGCGACGGCAGTGTTGGCGCGCTCGACAGTATAGATGTCACGGTGCGCGATGATGCACCTTCAGCCACCGCCGATGATACTGCGACGCTGGACATGATTGTGCTGGATGAAAGCCCTGTCAGCGAAGACGGGATTGTGTCCGCGACAGCTAATTTCGCTGACAATTTCGAAACCGATATCGCCTATGGAGCGGATGGTGCTGGCAGCACGAGCTACGGTCTGGTTCTGACGGGTACGAATGTGAACTCGGGTCTGTTTGCGCTGGGCGCAAATGGTCTGCCGGGCGCGCAGATCGTGCTGAACCAGGCGGCTGACGGTGTGGTAACGGGCAGCGTTGGCGCGGTAGCCTACTTCACGATCAGCGTTGCCGCAGGCACGGGCGTTGTCACGTTCACGCAGTCCAAGAATGTGTATCACAGCAATAGCAGCAATCCCGATGACACGTCGGCGTTGTCGGCGGCTGCGGGTGCGCTGGTGATCCGTCAGACGGTCACCGACGGCGACGGCGACAGCGCGAGCGCGGGCGTTGATCTGTCGAACGGTGTGTTCAAGATCGAGGACGATGGTCCCTCGGCGAGCGTGAACGGTTCAGCGACGCTGGACATGATCGTGCTGGATGAAAGCCCCGTGAGCAAGGACGGTATCGTCTCTGCGACTGCGAACTTTGCGGATAATTTTGCCGCGGTGACGAATTACGGCACCGATGGTGCTGGCAGCACGAGCTACGGTCTGGTTCTGACGGGTACGAATGTGAACTCGGGTCTGTTTGCGCTGGGCGCAAATGGTCTGCCGGGCGCGCAGATCGTGCTGAACCAGGCGGCTGACGGTGTGGTAACGGGCAGCGTTGGCGCGGTAGCCTACTTCACGATCAGCGTTGCCGCAGGCACGGGCGTTGTCACGTTCACGCAGTCCAAGAATGTGTATCACAGCAATAGCAGCAATCCCGATGACACGTCGGCGTTGTCGGCGGCTGCGGGTGCGCTGGTGATCCGTCAGACGGTCACCGACGGCGACGGCGACAGCGCGAGCGCGGGCGTTGATCTGTCGAACGGTGTGTTCAAGATCGAGGACGATGGTCCCTCGGCGAGCGCCAGCGCTGTTGGCGCGGGCGTGGTGCATGATGAAACCCCCGGCCTCGACGGTGATGCCAAGGATGTTGCCGGACCACTGGCAGTCACAGCAACTAATGCGGGTGATGATCCTGACGTAGCGGGCACCGGTCCCATTGGTTATGCCAAGGGCACAGTCGCTCTGTCGAGCGCAGGATCCGATACCGGCACCGATGGCGGCACGATTGCGATCAGTTTGACGCTTTCGGCCAATGGCGTCGATTCCGGACTTGATACGACAGATGGCACATCAATCTTCCTGTTCAAGGAAGGCGCTGTAGTGGTTGGCCGGATCGGCGCCAATGCAACGGTGGCCGCGACCGGCGTTGCCGCCTTTGCGGTGGGCATCGAAAGCGACGGTACGCTAGGCTTGGTCCAGTATCTTTCAATTCGCCATACCAACGTAAACAATCCGGACGAGAGTGCATTCATTTCCGCTGGCGTTCTATTCACGACAACGACCGTGAAGGATGCGGACGGCGATGTGGCGACCGCTTCGGCGTCGATCGGAGATCTGATCGGCTTCCAGGATGATGCGCCAGTCGTATTCGATCCTGAAAATGGCGAGGTTGCCAATACTGATAGCCCGCCAACTTCGTTTGATCTTAATTATGGCACGGCTGTAGGAGCGGACGGCCTTGGAGACGTGGTGTTCTCGATCGTCAACGGTTCGCCGGCGCTAGATTCAAACAACAATGTGTTGTCGTATCAGGGATCGGCGCTGACTATTTCAGGCAATGGTACAAACGTGCTCACAGCCACGAACGGCAACGGTGTGGTTGGGTTCACGATAACCATTAATCCCGACACGGACCAGTATGTGGTCGATCTGGCCGGAACGATTTCGAATGGCGGCGAATTTTCGATCGCCAATTTGACCGGTGCGAATGCGGGTAATGCCCAATTCCGCGCTGTCGGAGCAGATAGCGCGAATAACAATTCCGACAATATCGATATCATTCTATCGGGCCGCGGTTCCGACGGTTTGCGCGGAACGGTTAACACGCGGGTTGATTCAATCGGCATCAACAACCAGGCCACAAACCCTGGCGAAGCCGTTCGCATCGATTTCGTCAATAACGCAACCAGTGGCGGGGCGGGAGTGACTGGTTTCGACTTTGACGGACATCAGGATGTCATCCGTTTCGAACAGGCCATCCCGCAAACCGGGCAGGGAGGGGCTGCGATAGTCTCGATCAACGTCACGGCCATTGTCGCTGATGACGATCAAGTCTTCGGTTTCAGCGGCACCACACCGGAAGCCGGAGAGAGCTTTGTAGATATCGAGAAAGTGGTTGTGACGCGGGCTGGCGGCACAGAGCTTACGTTCACCTCCAATTCCACTTCTGGCGGTGTCACCGTGACGTTCAATGCCAACGGCAGCGTGCGCATCGACGGTCTTGGTGTGGGAGATAAATACGAAATCAACACCGATGACACATTCAGCGCGGTGCTGGTGGAATCGCCACCGGGCAACAACGTTTTCGACCTTGGTCTTTTCAACATCACCACCGTGAACAGTGCCCAACCTATCAACGTCGCTTACGACATTGTCGGAACCGACGGTGATGGAGACAAAGTCACTGTCATTGATGGTATCGATGTCACCTTCACCCCGGCCACTGCGCCAATTGTTCTCGACCTTGATGGAGACGGGGCCGAGTTTCTTGATCTCTCAGCTGGCGTAGCTTTCGATTACGGTGGCGGCCTGGTTGCGACGGCGTGGGTTGGCAGCGATGACGGCCTGCTTGCCCGCGATACCGGCTCAGGTCTCGATATTGTCTTTGCCGATGATGCTGCGGGCGCCAGCACCGATCTTGAAGGGCTGGCCCTGGCGCATGACAGCAACCGCGATGGGCAGTTCGATGCTGCGGATGCCGGATATGGTAACTTCGGCGTGTGGCAGGATGCCAACAGTAACGGTGTATTCGATGCCGGCGAGTTCACTTCGCTGGCGGACGCCGGAATCACTTCTATCGATCTGACTTCTGACGGGATTGTTTACAGTGCCGCTAACGATGACGTGGTTGTCCATGGTACGGGCCTCTTTACCCGCGCCGATGGAACGACGGGTCAATTGGCGGATGTCAGCTTCTCCACCGGAAGGATGGATCAACGGACTGCCGAAATGGCTGTGACCGCCGCTGCAGCAGCCGCGTTCCTGGTCGGCGCAGACCCGCAAATTGCCTTGGCGGCGGCGGCCCTGTCACTGGCAGAAGCTGCTCCGGGCAAAGCTGAAATGTTAGAGATCGATTATCTTGTCATAGCCGAAGGCCCGCAAGTGGCCCGCACCTTCAATTCCGAAAGTCTGTTCGAAGCAGGTTCGGATGGTCCGCAACAACCGGAAGCGCGGATAACGGGTGATACCGAAGCACGCGTATCGCTTGACGAAGTCGAAGCCCGCGCTGATGACGGGGCACAGGCCCCGGTATTCGATGCCGGTGACCGTATCGCCGAACTTGGCGAGGCCGCCGGCAATTCGGCCTTCAGCATGCAGGATAGCTCGCTGATGGAATCACTTCTGGCAATTACGGCGCCGGAAGCTACGGATGCGGGCAGGATTACTACCGAAGCGCTTCCCGAAGCGCGGATGGCGGTTGAAGATGTTCTCACCAATGGTGCGGTCGATGAAATCCTCGACCAGTTTGCCGGTGTTGATGCAGCGCTAGGCGGGGATGCAGTTCCCCACATTGCCAAGGTTTCGGCAGCGCTATTCGGACAGATTGACGGGAGTGCCTTCGCGGTAACGCCTGACATGACTGCCGACAATATGGACGATGTTTCAGCACTTGCTGCAGCACAAGCATGAATTTAAATATTACTAATCAGGGGGTTAGGCCAATGCGAATGACAGGGATGGTTTCGGCAATGGCGACCGCAATAGCGATCGCGAGTATGCCGGCAGCCGCAGCGGCGCAGGATATTATGGACACCGAAAGCCTGATGGCTTTGGGAACGTCCGATCTGCGCGATCAAATCCAGATGCGGTACGATGCTGCTTTGGCAGCGTCGCGGGATGGCGGCGTGATAAACGCGGACGATCCGCGCTACATCTGGGCCATTTCGGCGAAAGCGCATTGCGGTATTGCATTGGGCTATCTCAAATCATCGAACAAGGATCGCAACAGCATCAGCAAATGCAACGATGCCTATCAGCGCATGATGATTACCCGGGTGGTCACCGCTCCGCCGCGGCCGCCGGTAACTTCGGTTCCGCAGGAAGTGTGCGACCGCGGTACTATCGGTACCGTATTCTTCGATTTCGATTCCGCGATGCCGGGCGCCGGATCAGGCGAAACGATCGATTACATCACCACCAATGTGGTGGCTTGCGGTTGGGCCGGTTTCGAAGTGGTCGGTCATACCGACCGGTCCGGTTCCGACGCCTATAACATCGGTTTGTCACAGCGCCGTGCCGCTGCAGTGGTCGATATGCTTGCCAATGGCGGCATCGCTCGCGGGGCTATCGCAACCGATGCGGAAGGCGAAAGCCAGCCGCGCGTGCCGACCGCCGACGGTGTGCGCGAACCGCAGAACCGCCGCGTAGAAATCAAAGTACAGTAAGGGGTAGGAGGCTAACATGAACAGGACTTTTAAAACTCTCGCCGTCTCCGCCCTCCTGATGGGCGCTGCACCTGCCGCGCTCGCTCAGGATGCCGCAGGCCCGGTCTCGATGAAGGATGCCATTGCAATCGCAGTGGAAACCAACCCCGAGATTATCCAGGCACAGATGAACAAGGAAGCAATCCAGTTCGAACGCCAGCAGGCGCAAGGACTGTATTACCCGCGGATCGATCTGGAAGCATCCGCCGGTGCGCGCCGGTTGGAAAACACGACGCGCCGCAATCTGGGTATTGCAAACAACACGCTCTATCCGATCGAGGGCATTGCGAATCTCGATTGGACGGTGCTCGACTTCGGGCGCCGGCGGGGTGAGGTCGAACGGCAGATCGCCCGTGTCGACGGGGCTTCGCTGCGGGTTGTCGAACGGTCCGAATTTATCGCCTTGCAGATTGCGCGGCAATATCTCGACGTCCTTCTGCAACAGCGGATTTCGGCAGCTTCGGCAGACAATACCGCGTTCCACCGGTCTCTTGTAAGCGATCTGACACAGGGCGTGGATCAGGGTTCGATCAGCATCGCCGACCAGCAGCAGGCGGAAGAACGTCTGCAATCGGCCGTGGTCCGTCAGGAAGAATCGCTGCAAGCCCTGCAAAATGCCAAGAATGCCATGCGCCGCTTGACCGGTCTCGATGTAGATCAGGTCGTGTTGCCGCCCGATCTGGGATCGGCACTGCCGGCCAGCCAGGCTGAAGCCATCGGGCTTGCCCGGACCAACAATCCGCTGGTGCGAGAAGCACAGGCAGATGTCGATGCCGCGCATGGTCTGGTAAAATCGGCAGAAGGCGATCTTTATCCTACAGTCGGGGTCGATGTTCGCGGCCGGGTTGGTGAGGATATTGACGGATTTTCCGGTGAAACGAATGACATTCAGGGGCGGGTATATGTCCGCTGGAATGTCTTCGATGGCGGGATCAACCGTGCCAAACTGCAAGAAATGACGCATCGGGCCAGTCAGGCAAGGTTCCGTCTCCAGCAGGTTGTGCGTGAAGCGGAAGAAGATGTGTCCAATGCGTGGACTGCAATGACCGCGCAGGAACGTATTACGTCTGCGCTGAACCAGCAATCGCAGGTCAGCGATGATCTGCTGCTGTCATACCGTAGCCAGTTCAACATCGGACGGCGCAGTTTGCTGGATGTGCTGGATGCGCAGAACACCCGCTACAGCACTCAGGTGCGACTCGAAACGGCGCGCTTCTCGCAGCAATTTGCAGAATACCAGAGCCTGGCTGCGACAAATCGCTTCCTGTCCGCTTTGGGGATCGAACCTGGCCACGGGTCGGGAGCAAATGAACGCGAAGAGTACGATTATGGGCCACCTCCGCCTGCAGAATTGCAGTACCGGCGATATTCGAAGTAAAGCGGCCTCCAGAAACAACGGGCCTGTTTGCACAGGTTCGTTCAGGAGGCGGTCTGTTCCATGGTGAATGACACACATATGAAAGCATCGGGTCAACAAGATCCGATGCTTTCCGCTATTGCCGAGCTGAGCCGGCGGTTCGGCTTTGGGTTCGCGCCGGGGCTGCTCGACACGTTGCCGCGTGATGCGTCAGGATCGCTGCCTTTTCATCAGGCTGGCGCGGCGCTGGAACTTGTCGGTCTGAATTTTGAAACAGGCAATCATTCCAGCCTGCCCAGGCGTGACGATTATTACCCCGCACTGGTTCAACTTGGTGATGGCCGCCCGGCAGTAATCCATGAAGCCCGCGAACAGGATGTTCTCGTCTGGCGCCCTGATGGCGGGGAAGCCGTCTGGGAAAAAGCCAAGGACGTTTCGGCAGAATTTAACGGCGGTTTCCTCTCGATCTATGGCAACCCGGATATTCTGCGCGAAGACAGCAGCCCGTGGCATGCCAAGGGCCGTCATCACTGGTTCTGGAGCGAACTGCGCAAGGAGCGCAAGGCCTTCCGCCCGGTCTTGATGGCTTCATTGCTTATCAACCTGCTTGGCCTTGCGCTGCCATTATTCTCGATGAATGTTTACGACCGTGTAATTCCCAACAAGGCTGTTTCGACCTTGTGGGTGCTGGCCGTTGGCGTCCTGTTGGCATTTGCCCTCGAATTTGCGCTCAAGACAGCGCGAACCAATGTCATCGACCAGATCGGCCGGCGGCTCGATTTGCGCCTGTCCCAGAAAATCTTCGGCCGGTTGCTGGCTACGCCTTTGAGCGCGAGGCAGGGCAACACCGGTGCCATCGCAGCCAGAGTTTCGGAATATTCGATTGTCCGCGATTTCTTTGCTTCCACCACTGTCGTCCTGATGGTCGATATGGCGTTTCTGGTGATTTTTGTTGCTGTAATCGCTTACATCGCAGGGTGGCTGGCCATCGTGCCCGTCATCGCGATGGTGATAATGGCGATTGCCGGCTTCGTCCTGCAACGCAAGGTGGTCGAGGCGTCACGCGATGCGCAGGCCGATCACGGTTTGCAGCAGACCATGCTGGTGGAATCGGTCGCTGGTATGGAAACGCTCAAAAGCGTGGCTGGCGAAGGCGGCATGATCGGCCGCTGGTACGGGCTTGCCGAAATCGGCAGCTATTCACAGCAGCGCCTGCGCCGGATTAGCTCTATCGCGGTCGGAATGGCAGCCACGTTCCAGCAGGTTTCCAGTATTTCGCTGGTCATCGGCGGCTATTATCTGTTCGATGCCGGCAAGATTACCATGGGGGCGATAATCGCGATTGTGATGTTGTCATCGCGCTCGCTCGCGCCCGCCGGCCAGATCGCATTCCTGCTCACACGCGGGCGGCAGGCGCGCGAAACCCTTGATAGTATCGAGGGCCTTTTCGGTGCGGAGGATGAACGCCGTATCGGCAGCGTTACCGCGCCTGCCATCATCCGCGAAGGCCGCGTAAAACTTGAAAATCTCGATTTCACCTATCCCGAAAGCCCTGAAATCGCGCTCAGCGGATTGAACCTGACGATTGAACCGGGTGAGCGGATTGCGCTGATCGGCCGTGTCGCATCAGGCAAATCCACGCTAGGCAGAGTGATCTGCGGCCTTTATCAACCCACCGGCGGAATGATGACCATCGACGGGATCGACAGCCGTCAATTCCGCCCGCAGGATATCCGCCGTGCATTCCGGTTTGTCGGGCAGGATGCAAACCTGTTTACAGGTTCGGTGAAAGACAATCTTTCCATCGGCGATCGTTCGATTGATGATGAGCAGATGACCCGTGCGCTTCGCGTCAGCGGTGCGGAGGAATTTCTATCCCGCGATGCGGGCGGCTTTGATCGTCTGGTGGGTGAACAGGGGCGCAGATTGTCCGGCGGGCAACGATCGTTTCTGTCGCTGGCGCGCGCATTCGTCAGCCCCAGCAAAATGCTGTTTCTTGATGAACCGACAGGCGCGATGGACAGCCAGACCGAACGAATGTTTGTCGATCGTTTGCTCGGCTCGTTGCAGGCGGAACAAACCTTGCTGGTATCGACCCATCGCCCGGCATTGTTTGCGCTGTGCGAACGGATCATCATTCTCGACAAGGGTCGGGTTATCGCTGATGGTCCAAAGGCGTCAATTCTGGAACAGGCAGCAGCGAAGGGCGGTATGCCGCAATGACCGCACACACACCTATCGATCTGGCTGACAGCCGCCCCGCCGCGCTTAGTGCAACCGACACGCCGGGCAAATTGCACCCGATCTGGATAGTGCTGCCACTGATGCTGATCGCGGCACTGGCGACCGGGCTTTATTACTGGTCCGACCAGGTTGGTGAAGAAACGGCAGCTCTTGAGCAGGCCGCTATGGCTGAAACGTCGCGGGTGGCAGCGCTGGACGAACTGACCGAGGGCGAACAGGCCGAAATCGTGATCGAAGGGGCCAGCGCGCAAGAACGCAACGATCAGATCCCTCTGTCAGGCCTGCCGATCGAAAATGCCGCAGCGTTCAGTGCGATCACTGCTGCCAGCCCGCAATATGGTTCGGCGCACAAATGTCTGACGCAGGCAATCTATTACGAAGCTGCCAACGAAAGCGTGGCCGGGAAACGCGCGGTTGCGCAGGTCGTGCTCAACCGGCTGCGCCATCCGGCCTATCCCGCTTCGGTTTGCGGTGTCGTGTACGAAGGCGTCAATCGCCCGGTCTGCCAGTTCAGTTTCACGTGCGATGGCTCGCTTCTACGCAAGCCCATGGCGCGGCAGTGGAACGAATCGCGCCAGGTTGCAGCCGCAGCATTGGCCGGCAGCACGGAAAAATCGGTCGGCACATCGACCCATTACCACGCCGACTATGTTGTGCCCCGCTGGGCATTTACGCTGGCGAAGGTCGAAAAGATCGGCCGGCATATCTTTTATCGCTTCCCCGGGCGCGGCGGCAAGACGGCAGCGTTCACCTCGCGGTGGACCGGCCGCGAAGCCGTTCCGTCGCTCAGCGTCGCTGCACTGACCGCAATGCTTGATGACGAAGGCGAATTGGATATTCCTGTGGAGCCGGAATATGTCGAAGGGCTGACCGTGACGCCGCTTGTGTCGGACCGTCATGCGGCGACCGATGTCGGCGGACGGCTGGACACGACGCGCGAATGGCGTCTCAAAATACCTGATCCGGTAGAAGCCAGCAGTGGTTATCGCCAATCGCTGGAACAGCAGCGCGCTGCGGCTGCGACGCCTCGGGAGGGCGAATGAACATGAGCATCCGCGATACGATTTCGGGCTGGGATGCCAATCGCAAGCTGATCGTGATTTGCACCATCGGCATCGCGTTGATGCTGGTATGGGGCGCGGTCGCCCGCGTTGACGAGGTGACCCGCGGGATGGGCAAGGTTATTCCGTCGAGCAAGACGCAATTGGTCCAGCCATCGGAACCTGCGATCGTGTCCGAAATACTTGTTCGCGGCGGCCAGACGGTCAGACAGGGGCAAATCCTTGTGCGCCTGGACGATGCCGCCAGTTCGTCGGCTTTGGGCCAGCTCCAGACCGAGAATGACCGTCTTGCTGTCAGGGCCAACCGTCTCGACGGTGAGGCAACCGGCAGGTCGATGGGCTGCGGTGCGGGCACACTTTGTGCTGACGAACGCCGGCTCCAGCAAGTCCGTCGAGCAACCGCCAGCAGCCGCGAGAGCGCGTTGGCGGCCGCTATCGAGCAACGCCGCCGTGACCTGCGCGAAGCGCAATCAACGATCGGCGCGCTGGAAAGCAGCGTGAGCCTGGCCAATGATCAGGTCCAGATGCTGCAGCCGCTGGCGGCGAAGGGAATAGTTCCGCAAACCGACCTGATCACAGCCCAGCGCGAACTTGTCGATGTGCGCGGGAGGCTCTCGGCAGCTCGCCAAAGTGCCGGACGCGCGCAAGCATCGATCAGGGAGGCACAGGCCGATTTGAGCGCTGCAAAACTGGATTTTCGCCAACAAGCGCTCAACGAACGCAGCGAAGTCAACACGCGGATTGCAGTTAACGCGGAAACGATCCGCGGTGCGGAAGCGCGCCAGCAGCGCAACGAAATTCGCTCACCAGCCGATGGCATCGTCAACGATGTGCAGATCACGACGATTGGCGGATATGTGAATGCCGGCGAAAAAATCATGCAGATCGTGCCGATTGGCGAGAAGTTGCTGGTCGAAGCGCGCGTCAGCCCGCGCGATATCGCTTTCATCAAAATCGGCGATCCGGCCAATGTGAAGGTCACGGCGTATGATTTTTCGACCTATGGCGGGCTGCAGGGCAAGGTTCAGCAAGTGTCGGCCGACAGCATCTATGACGAGGTCGAACGCCAGGCGTATTACACGGTTCTGGTTGAAACCGACGTGTCCTACATCAGGAAAGGTGGTCAGAAGTTTCCGATTGTGCCTGGCATGATTTGCGATGTGGAGATCATAACCGGACGCAAAAGTGTGCTGTCTTACTTGCTCAAGCCGGTTAGCCGCGCACTGGATGTGGCGTTAACCGAAAGATAGACCGGGCGCTCGCTACGGTTGCTGTACCCGTGCAACCAGTTTTGCGTCGCACCAAAGCTCAGGATCGGGCGGTAATCGTAGGACTGGTTAGCCTCCAGCACCCTGTCGGTCGCGTTGTCGAGCATCACGAAGCGTCCGTTTTGTTTCACGATCAACACCGCGTGATCGGTGTTACGCACCGTATCACGGGCAATCGTCAGGATCATATCGTCACGCCGGATGCCTGCCGCGGCCAGCATCTGCATTTTCAGAATTGCTATATCTTCACAGTCGCCCTTACCCTTGCCCAGCGTCTGACGGGCACCAGCCCAATAATCGCGGCGGTTGTAAAGCGCGATATCCTCGACATAGCTGATGTTCCGGTTCACCCAACCGTTCACTTGCGAGATGAGCGCGTCACCGCGTTGCGGGGCGGATCCCAATGACCGGCGCAGCTGGGTTGATGACAGCGATTGTGCCGAGACACGCGACCATTGCTTGTCAAACATGGTGCGACCGATTTCGAGCCGTCCGGAGGCGAGAAAATCTTCCGGATTTGTCGATGGCAGCGATATTGACGGGGCAATCAGCGGTTCACGCGCGCCGGCGCAATTTGCCACTCTGTGCGCTGTGACGATGCTGGAGGAATTTGCAGCTGCCACATCAGTGCCGGCCGGTTGAACATTCGCCGGCGCTGCAGCCGGGGACAGTCCGGCTTGTTGCAGCTTCAGCTTTTCCAGCGCACTGAGCTGACCGCCCA encodes the following:
- a CDS encoding beta strand repeat-containing protein, producing MTDYQGPRDNDPRDLDPEANLAQDSEAFGNAPGQGNVIQPGPDNVVVLPEGVSLDGLRVVGRDLIIELADGTRMVIPDGAIFVPQLVIDGVTVPAANLAALLVGNEPEPAAGGNQSSGGNFFIDAGDIQAAYALGDLLPYTELAFPRPEEREIIPGLEDEEDLPPQVIIITPDNPAGATTASDTVAEAGLPARGSEPAGSDSASNSETTTGTIRFAAPDGLGSISINGTPITTVGQTITTDFGVLSITSIAPGTIGYSYTLTDNKLDNASIDSFAVQVVDIDGDVANATLDIAVIDDAPSAVNDVDTIAAATYGPAVGNVMTGAGTVAGAAGADTPGADGARLTSIQYNGNTVSGTGPLVINGAYGTLTIQPDGGYSYVRAPGTPGGVTDAFTYTLTDGDGDRATATLTINIGDAPATIISVPTTGAGTVVDEAGLPERGTEAPGTEAPLPVESTSGTINVAAPDGIATVEINGIVITGPGQVITVPEGKLVIVSYNPVTGEIGYTFTLGDNTTGNDTSVDFEIKVTDIDGDSDTDTLTITILDDVPDAIDDSATQDPTNENAPITIDVFDNDIEGADSVQLDTIVLVDGSLSGRGTLTNNGDGTFTYVPAPGEEGQVTFKYQITDGDGDSDIATVTITLQEDSKPDVVNVTALSDDDALAGGNAASSVGDINANAGDNPLTASEAVYSGQITVDFGGDTGTVNFANLDGTTGMVGTEMVSYAWNSGTNTLTATGPRGALFTVSLTPSGAFVLTQVDNVLHAAGNDEASAPSVKLNYRAADSDGDIDDTGSLTITFNDDAPTATNDGIFDVAEQFPLEIDALANDGFGADGVSLASGVTIVTGPTKGVVTYDAATGKFTYTPGAGEQGADSFQYQITDADGDVAIATVALNLLEDSIPTVVASDLIVDEDGLPDRNGDDKGSNSGSNSETDTGTLTITTGADTLAKVEIQDKNGVYIDVTAATVAAPVVVQGDAGSLTVTSDGAGNYSYSYTLAVNDPTHPDFDPADGDGISGADDELPGDSFNVRVTDSDGSVGALDSIDVTVRDDAPSATADDTATLDMIVLDESPVSEDGIVSATANFADNFETDIAYGADGAGSTSYGLVLTGTNVNSGLFALGANGLPGAQIVLNQAADGVVTGSVGAVAYFTISVAAGTGVVTFTQSKNVYHSNSSNPDDTSALSAAAGALVIRQTVTDGDGDSASAGVDLSNGVFKIEDDGPSASVNGSATLDMIVLDESPVSKDGIVSATANFADNFAAVTNYGTDGAGSTSYGLVLTGTNVNSGLFALGANGLPGAQIVLNQAADGVVTGSVGAVAYFTISVAAGTGVVTFTQSKNVYHSNSSNPDDTSALSAAAGALVIRQTVTDGDGDSASAGVDLSNGVFKIEDDGPSASASAVGAGVVHDETPGLDGDAKDVAGPLAVTATNAGDDPDVAGTGPIGYAKGTVALSSAGSDTGTDGGTIAISLTLSANGVDSGLDTTDGTSIFLFKEGAVVVGRIGANATVAATGVAAFAVGIESDGTLGLVQYLSIRHTNVNNPDESAFISAGVLFTTTTVKDADGDVATASASIGDLIGFQDDAPVVFDPENGEVANTDSPPTSFDLNYGTAVGADGLGDVVFSIVNGSPALDSNNNVLSYQGSALTISGNGTNVLTATNGNGVVGFTITINPDTDQYVVDLAGTISNGGEFSIANLTGANAGNAQFRAVGADSANNNSDNIDIILSGRGSDGLRGTVNTRVDSIGINNQATNPGEAVRIDFVNNATSGGAGVTGFDFDGHQDVIRFEQAIPQTGQGGAAIVSINVTAIVADDDQVFGFSGTTPEAGESFVDIEKVVVTRAGGTELTFTSNSTSGGVTVTFNANGSVRIDGLGVGDKYEINTDDTFSAVLVESPPGNNVFDLGLFNITTVNSAQPINVAYDIVGTDGDGDKVTVIDGIDVTFTPATAPIVLDLDGDGAEFLDLSAGVAFDYGGGLVATAWVGSDDGLLARDTGSGLDIVFADDAAGASTDLEGLALAHDSNRDGQFDAADAGYGNFGVWQDANSNGVFDAGEFTSLADAGITSIDLTSDGIVYSAANDDVVVHGTGLFTRADGTTGQLADVSFSTGRMDQRTAEMAVTAAAAAAFLVGADPQIALAAAALSLAEAAPGKAEMLEIDYLVIAEGPQVARTFNSESLFEAGSDGPQQPEARITGDTEARVSLDEVEARADDGAQAPVFDAGDRIAELGEAAGNSAFSMQDSSLMESLLAITAPEATDAGRITTEALPEARMAVEDVLTNGAVDEILDQFAGVDAALGGDAVPHIAKVSAALFGQIDGSAFAVTPDMTADNMDDVSALAAAQA
- a CDS encoding TolC family protein, translated to MNRTFKTLAVSALLMGAAPAALAQDAAGPVSMKDAIAIAVETNPEIIQAQMNKEAIQFERQQAQGLYYPRIDLEASAGARRLENTTRRNLGIANNTLYPIEGIANLDWTVLDFGRRRGEVERQIARVDGASLRVVERSEFIALQIARQYLDVLLQQRISAASADNTAFHRSLVSDLTQGVDQGSISIADQQQAEERLQSAVVRQEESLQALQNAKNAMRRLTGLDVDQVVLPPDLGSALPASQAEAIGLARTNNPLVREAQADVDAAHGLVKSAEGDLYPTVGVDVRGRVGEDIDGFSGETNDIQGRVYVRWNVFDGGINRAKLQEMTHRASQARFRLQQVVREAEEDVSNAWTAMTAQERITSALNQQSQVSDDLLLSYRSQFNIGRRSLLDVLDAQNTRYSTQVRLETARFSQQFAEYQSLAATNRFLSALGIEPGHGSGANEREEYDYGPPPPAELQYRRYSK
- a CDS encoding OmpA family protein — protein: MTGMVSAMATAIAIASMPAAAAAQDIMDTESLMALGTSDLRDQIQMRYDAALAASRDGGVINADDPRYIWAISAKAHCGIALGYLKSSNKDRNSISKCNDAYQRMMITRVVTAPPRPPVTSVPQEVCDRGTIGTVFFDFDSAMPGAGSGETIDYITTNVVACGWAGFEVVGHTDRSGSDAYNIGLSQRRAAAVVDMLANGGIARGAIATDAEGESQPRVPTADGVREPQNRRVEIKVQ
- a CDS encoding type I secretion system permease/ATPase; its protein translation is MVNDTHMKASGQQDPMLSAIAELSRRFGFGFAPGLLDTLPRDASGSLPFHQAGAALELVGLNFETGNHSSLPRRDDYYPALVQLGDGRPAVIHEAREQDVLVWRPDGGEAVWEKAKDVSAEFNGGFLSIYGNPDILREDSSPWHAKGRHHWFWSELRKERKAFRPVLMASLLINLLGLALPLFSMNVYDRVIPNKAVSTLWVLAVGVLLAFALEFALKTARTNVIDQIGRRLDLRLSQKIFGRLLATPLSARQGNTGAIAARVSEYSIVRDFFASTTVVLMVDMAFLVIFVAVIAYIAGWLAIVPVIAMVIMAIAGFVLQRKVVEASRDAQADHGLQQTMLVESVAGMETLKSVAGEGGMIGRWYGLAEIGSYSQQRLRRISSIAVGMAATFQQVSSISLVIGGYYLFDAGKITMGAIIAIVMLSSRSLAPAGQIAFLLTRGRQARETLDSIEGLFGAEDERRIGSVTAPAIIREGRVKLENLDFTYPESPEIALSGLNLTIEPGERIALIGRVASGKSTLGRVICGLYQPTGGMMTIDGIDSRQFRPQDIRRAFRFVGQDANLFTGSVKDNLSIGDRSIDDEQMTRALRVSGAEEFLSRDAGGFDRLVGEQGRRLSGGQRSFLSLARAFVSPSKMLFLDEPTGAMDSQTERMFVDRLLGSLQAEQTLLVSTHRPALFALCERIIILDKGRVIADGPKASILEQAAAKGGMPQ